The Rhododendron vialii isolate Sample 1 chromosome 3a, ASM3025357v1 nucleotide sequence GAGGATGGCGGGATCTTATTTTCCTCAAGATAAGGGCAGTGTTTGGTTTTGGAATATGACTTCTCCAGTATTTATCTTGTTGGAGttttgaaatctatcaaatttatttttgatccaGCTTTAAGTCATGGATTGAATGTGGTAATTTGAGTAATTGAATCAATGTTATGTTTGTCATTGCCCTTGTAGACTATGCTTCCAAACTGGGTTTGAATTTTATACTTGTTTCTCAGAATAACCGGTTTCATGTtcgtattttcaaaaatcagtgAAACATACACAGGCATGTGCTATTGAGGTCCGATTATGATTTTATAGGACCTCTTCTCATCTTCCTTGAGAATGTTACTTCAGTATTCATGACAATTTATGCTTTTCAACTGTATTTGTTCGACTATCATATTAGGAATTTTAAATGCTTTACAATTGGAATGCTGCGAGTATCCTGACCGATTGTGTATGATCTCTCGCATTGGGTCTTACCGTCTTACATGATAGATTATCTTGCATTCAGCTTGTTGGTAACCATATTGTAGCTTTGTCCTTCAAGCTTGTTAAGCCTGGTACTAATTTGAACATTTAATGTGGTTTTTATAAGACGAATGAATCTTGCTATCTGGATATTGATAATTTGAAGGCATTGCAGAACTATAATAGATTTTTTCCAGCGGCAAGTTCAGACTGATTATCTTTATTTGACTTCTCCATGCCGTATGAGCACATTTGTTATGATTTAAGTACACGTGATAGGGTTCTTTCATTTGTTCCTAGGGATTGTGTATGCGGAACTTTGGTCGTTAGGATTTAGGTAGAAATGCAATTTCTGTATAACGTGATTGCAAGTATTCAGTTTAGAAAATTATGCTGTAAATAGAGGAGAAGAAGGCAGAGAGACGGATGCAAGACTAGGACAGGAGGGGATACAAACGAATTACTAGCTAAAGCCGCAGCTGCAAGCCCAGTGGTGTTGTGATGGCAATGAATCTTGAATGTTGGTAATTAAAGAGAAGAAATCAGCAGATGGATGGACCGAGAAAAGAATTGACGTCCTTTTCGATTTATGACTGATGATAGATAATAGAAGTAAGGATAGCTTGGAACTTTAGGTAAGGTTTGGGTTCTGTGTGTTAGTGGCTTTTCACTTCCATTAATTTCTCAATGAGGTTTTCTTCTTGATTATTATGCTTTCGATTTAGTACACTTGTATAGGATATATGGATGGTGACACTGACATCCATGTCTATCTCTTGAAGGCATTATGGAAGCTTCAAGAACTTGGGCTTGTTGCTTAGTTTTAGAAATACAAATTTCAAGCTGTATTAAGTTCACTTGTTTTATTTCAGTGAGTTAAGTTGGATTCGGGGTAAATCTTAGTAGATCTTTGGCACTTGCATGCGTGCTTTCTACATAGAGGAAAACTAGGTAATTGCTTGGCATGGAGTTGGAGCAACTGgactcattttttagttttagctGATTAAGTTGGCTAATTTGCGTAGTTTTTTTGTGTTAAGTGCCGGCGAGCTGCTATAGTTTTCAGCTATAAGTGATTTCTAAGGATATATTCAATTTCTGTTAATGTCTGCATCCGCTTGGAATTGCTATTAGCCTATTATGTTTCCTAGAACTAGTGGAGGCTTTTTGGACTAGGGTCTCTCAAGGACATATGGTTGAAGCAGCTTTAACATTTACCGGAACTGGTGCTGCCTTTCTGGAGTAGGGTCATCCATATTCTTGATGGTTGTGTTTTTTATGCTCTTTGTTGGGTTAGACTTACGAAATCTGGAACGTTGTGTAGTATATTGCTTGCTTTTGTCCCTGTTTCCAATTGCATACCTGCCCCGGTCTTTTGTTGCGAGTATTTTAAGCAGTGCTATTGAGGTGGTATTAATGATTTGTGATTCGTGTCTCCCAACTGTATAATTTTCGGCAGTTTCTTTGTTTTGGCTGTTCACCGAATTTTATAGAAGAGTTATGAATGTATGGCCTTTAAGTGAACAGTGTAAAAGACCTGCGGGAATGGCAATACTCTTTAGATGAGGTTAAGGTAGCCAAAGCCTGAAAAACAAAGTAGGTAATTGCTTGGCATGGAGTTGGACCTACTGgactcattttttagttttagcaGATTGAGTTGCacagttttgttttgtgtttgtttatATGTTGCTTTGATACGTAAATGATGATTAAGCAGCAGCTGCTGAACTGAAGTCAGGTCAAGAATTTGATGAGACCGTGAAAAGTTTGATCATGCAATTGTCCAatctttgtttgatttgtttagAGGGATTTTGCTTGTGCATTGAgctttagactgcaaatttcaTGGGAAGTTCTCATTGGCATATGCATTTTCACCCATTGAGCTTCACCTTGGTTAATGACGGGCCAGGTAAAATATCCACAGCCCTGTAGAATGCTGCAGGGGACCCTGATATTAGGGAACTCGCTAGATGAACAATGAAGCTTTGTATTTTGATCGTGGTTTGTTTGTCGATACTGGACATGGGAACATAATCTTGGGATTATGGGAACTTCTGACATGAAATTGGAGTAGTTGCTCATACGACTATAAATTTGCGAAAATGTGGTCCATGCAGGAATCAATGTCAGTTGGAGAAATTGTACTCATCTAGTTACTAACCTATTTGTATATCAGCTTGGCGAAGATTGACAAATGAGTCTAAGGCTATTGTTTCTTCATTTCAATGACtaggattaattttttttcacattcgATAACAATCATTTTATCCAATGACGAGGATTAATTGAGAAGCTATGAGATGGTAGTCATTACTACAAATGTTACTGTAAATTAGCCTGATTATTCATGGTGACCCTATGAAGCAGGACGCTTTGATCCCGTACAACCGAGTTCCAACTTCTGGGAGGAGTTTTGGCAGTCTAGACGCGGTAGCCATTTTTTGATAACAGGCTCATATCTGTGACGGGCATCCCTACAATCTACACTGTtcacaaaaattgaattttacggTAAAGCCGGACAGGGAGGCCGTCCAGATTATCCGATGATTCATGAGCAGAATAATCGTAGATGATTAGACATTTGTTTCTACGCGAAGAATTGAATGTAGGCCCATCGTGTGCTCATCAATATCTAATCAGCCTTGTGTTTTTCTCAGCAAATTTATAAGATGAAATATTTAGATCAACTATGGGCTCGAAGTGAGGCTGAGTAATACTACAAAATTAAACTTCActgtaaaattcaaaattagttCCCATGTACATATATGTATTATATCCTTGATCGAAGTCCTTTTCTTTGATAACTGATCGAAAAGTGACTTCGACTGTAGGAACTGATCATTTTGCCCATCAAAACCGTACTAGCCTACctatagaaaatgaaaaataaccacATTTTCCTAGTTCCAACTATCAATATCCTTGTGTAGTTTGACTCTATGCTCCTGTcgttagatggttaaatcttgAAAAAGTCGAGGAACACAATTTTATAATACAAATTCGAGCATAGACGTGTTCAAAATCGTTCGATGCGTAAGTGTTTTATCCGCATCGAAACAATTCCAAACACATTTGTTTCGGAATTTGTGTTCTAAAGTTGAGATCCTAGTAGTGCTCTAAAGCATTACCGTTCATATGCGGGCAGTTTGTTAGGCATTACCGTTCATATGCGGGCAGTTTGGCCCAACAAATTTATAATACAAATTCGAGCATAGACGTGTTCAAAATCGTTCGATGCGTAAGTGTTTTATCGGCATCGAAACAATTCCAAACACATTTGTTTCGGAATTTGTGTTCTAAAGTTGAGATCCTAGTAGTGCTCTAAAGCATTACCGTTCATATGCGGGCAGTCTGTTAGGCATTACCGTTCATATGCGGGCAGTTTGGCCCAACAAACAGCTAATCGACCTGGCCTTCACAACCCCTCTCTTATCAAACCCCTTGCCgttatcctcctcctcctcatacAAGCTGATGTTGTTTTTCTGTCTAGTTTGCCGATTTCTGTGTTTAGCATACCTTGCTCGATTCAAGTGATATTCACACCTAACGTGACCTAGAATAGCAGGCCGGTTACACCTCCAGCCCCTTCCACTGGTTCGACTGCAACGCGAATTAGCCACCTGGATCTTACCTCCACCTTCTCCACTCTGTTTCTTCTTTGCTTCATTCTTCTCTTGTTCTTCCTCGTTTTCAGGGTCATCGTAATGTTTCACCAATGTCTTCTCTGTGTTTCTTGTTGGCTCTCTAACGCTCTCCTTTTGTTCTCTGTCTGCTGCCATTCTTGCTCTTACTTTACTCGTAAAACTCGCCCTTCTCTTCTTCAAGGGAAACAACTTATCTTCTTCACACCAGTGTCCTATCTCATTCAAAAACATTAGTAAAAACACAATGGAAAGCTATGGCTGTGTGAGACTTTCTCATTAGTTTTGGGACACAGGCTGTCCCATAACTAACGAGAAAATCTCCTATAGAGTCAATTTTTAGACTAAAATCCGATTTTGAGAGTGTTTAAGACCATGGATACTAATTGTAAGGATAACCAAATATTCTAGTAGTAATATACTAACATTACACGAAGGGCTATATACGAATAGTTTGTTTGCATAAATACTTCAACGCAAAGTGACACTACATAGCGATTATGTTACGTCAAATAAAATATGAATAATTGTAGAAAAACTAACACCGACGCCAATTAAACACATCAACGCAAAATGACATCACATTTCCTTTACGTTACGTCAATATAAACATGAACAAATATAGAAAAATTGACACCAACGCAAGTTAAacacattattatttttattgtgcAAATTACTTAACTACCCATGCTTCGAAAATAATTAGcaatatttcttgttttttagtattttcCTGAAAAACGAGTTCGgtgtaaatttaaatttagtgtAATACAATGTCATTCATAGAATGAGTGTTGATCCAATTATTAATAGTGAATTTTCGGTGCATAGAGTGTTTATTGTTGGGTACATTCATGAAGACGGATGAATTCAACCCGAAGAACTTCCAGCACCATGATCAACCTTACCAGATTATGGACCACAAAATGCATAATAAACTTTTGTTGATCCAACTAATTTTGTGCATTTTTAAAGGAAGATTAAATCAAGAATCAATAGATCAGTTCCCCAAAGAGAAACCAAATCTTTTTTTATGTAGCATCACCAGCTGTTCGTACCCTTTAAAACCCaccttttagttttggttatgtCATTAAGGACACTCTTATGGTTGGGTGCACAAAAGTTTGTTATGCATTTTGCGTACAGTGAAACGTTGTTCCTATGTTTATACTCCCTCCGGGACTTTGTCCCTTTTTAAGAGTCCTATTTTgtaaattcaactttttataGAGAAATAATCATTACACTCTAAAAGTAATAACCTTTCTTATTTATCCTTTAtgaagacatcattattatacttttatatttcaaaatgaaatatacttttggGAGCAAAATGGAAGatgtatcaacttttatcctctaactttataaaatttatatttattaaGGAAccgcccaaaatgaaatattgaactctaaaaaagagacggagggggAGTAGTATTTATTTGTAGAAACATAATCCCAAATAGCAGGAGGCGTTTTGGTAATTAATGGGTTTAGATGAGGAGGTGTGCGTATATTCTATTTGCTTGCTTAATTACCTTCATGCGATGGAGACGGACAGGGAGAGATACCAGCTGAAGTCTCTGCGTCGTAGCTGTAACCCAGTCTGTGCACACAACAAACAGTACTGCACATTACATTATATACGTACCCTCCACGCTTTTACTAGTTCATTGATATACATCAACTAGCAAAAGTAAAAATTCAAAGTTCCAGAtgtagaaaatttgaaaataatgtgtgaaaagaacaaaataattcAGTGGTGGTGCAGCATGATGGTTGACAATATTGAGGCCACCTGCAAACGCGTATTGGGTCGAGCTTTGAAGTATTCGAGCTCGGCTTATTCTAAAATTGTCTAGCTCAAGCTCGAGTCGAGCCCAAATAATTGAGTTTAAGCTCGGTTCATATTGAGGTGTTCGAGCTCGGTTCTTTTACTAAATTATCGGGTCTATATAAACGAGCCAAAATACAATTAACAACATGCAAGCTAAGGTACAATTAACTTGTAAAATACATTACTTTAACTCATTTACTAATGAGCCGAGACTCGAGCGAGCTCGTTGGTTTGTAGCCCTATCAATATCATGACACACACTTGACAAACATATAGCTGCTCAGTATCActcccatttttttaatttctttccgTTTTACCTTGGATTAGTTACAACGGTAAGCTTTTCCTCGGCATCGACTTCTTCTTCTCCGTGGCTGAGCGATGAGTCCTACAAAGTTGGAGCGCAAAATACGTGCCGATCAAATAACACTGTATTACATAAAGCCAATGTGCGCCGAAATAGTATAGACAACATTTCTTTGGGCCAGCTAGTCACGGTAGATTGGTACGTAGGGACGAAAGGAGGCGCGGGAAAGCTAACGTGCGCCGCAGTGCGCAACGATGGCTAAACACGCGAAAAGCAGAGAAGAGAAGCATAGACAAGCGTGCCGTTTCAACATTCAacgttattttttcttttcttttcttttcctttcctttactTCGGTTTCTCGTCAACCAAACAGTGTATCGAAGGaaagactagagagagaaagctgtACCTGATTAGAACCGCTAAGCCTGCAGCGGGTACCGTTGTTCATCTCGTCTGAGGAAAAATCTACGCCGTCGGTTCCGCTGACCGCCACAACAGTAGGATCGGACGGCTGTCGATCCTTGGCCGGAGTTTGATTTGGAGAATCGCTTGGTTGAAGGTGGTGGGACTGGGGACTGTGGAGGTGGTGCAGTGGTGGTGAGTCGGAGTATGGTGGCGGTGGCGATGAAAGTGGAGGAGGCAGATTCCGCTTTCGGGTGAGTTGGATCCTCATCGATGGACGGTTGCGATTGACGACTGCAATGTCTCCCCTCTGTGCTTCGtctaccctctctctctctctctctcatccggtcattttggggtcTGCTAGCTGCTGCTGGGTGCTGCTGTGGTCCGTTAATTTAATTGGTGCTTTGGCACAATGGCACCGTGTCTGGCATACATACGCAGAAAACGGATTCAACAACTCACAGCGCGCGTGTCAAATCGTTTTCTTTCAATGTTTTTACTTTGTCGTTTAAGGTTGAGTTTTGTTGACCTTTTTTTTCTGTCTttgtttaattcttttttttactgatttgcGTCaagtttttatgaattattgtttTATTCTGAAGGAAGAATccgaaaaacaaatttttattatcggaactcaatttttttgaaaaaaaggtcCAACAACCCcgactttttttttggggggcaaGATCATAATATATTAGAAAAAGGACTAATTTTAATCAATATACATCCTTAACAAGCACTTTATCGTGGAATACGACCTGTTGTACCAATATTTTCCTGCTAAGACAGTTAAAAGCAAGCCAATGGGCgtctctatttttctttctgCATCACGAAACAATTGACCGCTGTCCAAGCTAGTCTTGATATTACCCGACTTTTTGGGAGGGTTTAATAGTAATTGTTGAAACCCTTTTTTACCATTTCCTGTTAAAACAATGGGTGTTAGGTAGAATTTCAATTAAGTATTTTATGGTATTATTAATGTCGTACGTATGAATTTAGAGATCGCAAAatgtgacattgtgtaaccgaTTAGATCTCGGGTAGTGTACCGTCACAATTTTCAAAGAGGGAGATCACAGAGGCGCATGGTTTGCTGTTTTCAGGGGAGGAGTGGTAGTGTGGCTCTGTGGGGACCATAGAAGAGAACGACATGCACGCTCTCTCCGTGGCTTGCCTTCTTCTGTAGCTGCCGGGCGTACACTCCCACTCCCATtctaacaacaacaaaaaaaacagtagGCACAACCGGCTGGGTTGTTTGGTAAAgatattttgagagagatttttaagATAAATAAGTGCTGATCGAGGGATAGATAGAGAGATGATAGTAAGTAGTAACAAGTTGAGAGAAAACTTAATGAAAATCGTGCTAAAGAGAGGAGTTGATTTTGGAATTTCCAAGTGAACAAAGcccattttgttcatttttaaattttgagtaTAAAAACGGTTCAAGTTGGAGATGGTCTAAATGCCGCTTGGCAATATTTTGTTGTAAGAATTTGCTTTCCATGTATGTATGTCAATATAGTACCCTTGATAGAAGTGTAAAAATACTTgagacaaagaaaagaaaatacaaatctCAACAATAATGGTTAATGTGCAAAAAGTGCATTGATGTCTATGAAAGATATAAAGATATCCAGAAAAATGCATTAACGTTTATGAAAGATACAtagaaactcaaatttttttggcgTTCAGCGTGGATTATCCACTCCCTAGCGAGCTAGTAGGCTAAAGTTcgcaaaattgaaaaaagttgtaAAAATGCCTCAAAGAGACCAGTGGTTTTCTAGTCCTTTTTCCTTGATGACTGAGAGACATTCCTTTTGCTATATCTCCACATTCCTACAGCAGATGCACACCTAACATCAAAAAGGAACAAAACTGTAGGAACTGATCATTTTCCCCATCAAATACCTAATTTCCTGCctgtctttttttgaaaaagaaaacgtACTTTCCTAATTCCTACAATAAATTTCCCTATgggtcatatatatatatatatagtttgacTTGATCGCCCCTGCCATCAGATGGTTAGATTATTACCTTGAGTGTTGGTATATTTGGGAACAGTTTGGGCCGGTTTGGCTCAACAAACTGCTGATAGACCTAGCCTTCATGACACCTCTCTTCTCAAATCCCTTGTCATTAaaatcatcctcctcctctaAATACAAGCCGGTAAAAACCTTCTTAAACTTgctaattttgtttttgggtcCATTCTGTGGATTTCGGGTTCGAACATCGTTCCGATTTCTCATCCTTGCACGACTCAAGTGATACTCACACAGGGAGTGGCCCAGAACAGTAGGCCGGTTACACCTCCACCCGTTTCCGTTGTTTCTTCTACAAAGCGAATTAGAATCAGCCACCGGTACTGTCTTACCTCCTTCTCCACACTCTGCCTTCTTTGCTTCGTACTTCTCAACTGCATCATCCTCTTGTTCTTCCTCATTTTCGGACTCATAATCATAATCAACCGAGGACTTTTCCGTGTTTCTTGGTGTCTCTCTAATGCACTTCTTTTGTTCTTCGACTGATGCCGTACTGGCTCTTAATTTACATGTAAAACTCGCCCTTCTCTTCTTCAATGGATAAAGTTTATCTTCTTCACACCAGTGACCTATCTCATTCAGAAAATCAGTGAATTCACATTATAAAGCTATGGCTTGCCCCCTTAACCAATGAGGATAGATCATATGTTTTAGATAAATTATTTGTTGATAACAAGTATAGTTATGACACTTTGATACTATCATATACCACATGAAAAGATAGCCAAATAGGATGATCAACATTACATTACTAATGCACGAATAAAGTACCACGGAGTGTGTACAAAACTTCAACACGAAATGACGTGGTATTTCCTTTTATatgttattttaaaatataaacaaGAACATTTGTGGCAAAAGTGACACAACGACCGGTTAAGATTCTGTTTTGTAAATTaatataaacttttttttttatactcagGTGTCCGGGCCAACTCACTCGCACGTCAACTAATCTTGTGGGTCCAATCCTAGTAATTTAAATTAATTTAAACTACTACCTAGTGGAGTATTTAATTAAGATTAGATGGTAAATGAGTTTTGTAGTCCACTTTCTTAAAAATACACTTTCAAGTTCGTGAGTTTTCACATACTAAAAAAGAAGGAATTACGTATGTCCTACGGGGTGACTGATTTTGCAGGACGCTGCCGCCAGGATTTGAACCCACACCAAAGCCCTGGCATGTTCCAACTAGCACTTTGAGGCTTGTCCTAGGACCAACTCCGGTACACCCCTAGGGTTTTACGAACTTTTTCGCACGTACCCTATGTGACTTGGCCTATCTCACATCAAATTAGCATGATGAAGTAGTACATATTAATAACTAAATATGCATAAACCCGAGCATCACTGATCCCCTTGTGGGccccttttttctatttttatataCTACCCTCATGTTTGATATTTAAATTTATAGAAAATGGAAGGGCATATATGCGTACCTTGATGAGATGATGGAGACAAAGAGATTGACCAACCACCGCCTGAAGTTTCTGCCCCGTAGCTGTAACCCAGTCTGCAAACACTGCCCATTACGCgtttttactattttattttgaaacatAGACTAAAAATCGAAAATCACAGATGCAGAAGATTGGAATACCGTAGGACAGAATCAAAATAATTCAATGGTGGTGCGGCTGGTGCCGCGTGATGGATAATAAGCTCACACACATGGAGTAAACCTcattgtcactcccttttttccCTTCTGATCGATTCATTGACACCAATGTCTTCAATGACGGTTTCGGGATACATAATAATAACGGTCGAGGTGTAATGGTATCGGGAACTTCGAACGATACATAACATAAATAAATTGTAGAAGTCAGGaatttttaaaactcatttTCGGGAGAGAAGCTTTTTAAGGGAAACTATTTGCACATTCATTTTTTGACACTTCAATTCTTGTCTCTTagtaaaaaattacacataaaaatttcacaaaatgacaaaaaatagagtgcaattattaaaaaaagaagtgtgaaaatcactatccaaattttaaatctcaaaatcaattatatgGTCAAGTATTGGTTGTAACGGGCGTGTATCAGTCCCACCTATCGGGAACGGGccaatttttgaaaccttgatgACACACATGGAGTAAATGATTAATATATAATACAGTACTTATTATCattattaattttcttttgtacCTCCGATTAGTAGCTACCGCTGGCTTTTTCTCGGCATTGACTTCTTCTTCTCCGTCGCCGACCTGCGGGTCCTACAAAGTTGGAGCACACAAAATACAGTGAACACTTCGTTGCGAGAGATGCTCATGGTAAATAGGGACAAAAGAGTCGCGGGGAAAGATAACGTGCGCAACGATGGCCAAACACGAATACAAGAGAGTAGAAGATTACGTAGAAGTATAGACAAGCGTAGGGTTGTTTcaacatttcttttctttcttcaagTACTACGGTTTCTCGGTAACCAAACAGTGTTTTTCCAAAGAATGACTAGAGAGGAAAGCTGAACCTGATTAGAACCGCCACGCCTGCAGCAGCGAGTACTGTTGTTCATCTCGTCTAAGGGATAATCTACGCGCGTTAGTTCCGCTGACTGCCACGAGGCCGACGACAGTGAGATCGGATGGCCGTCGATCCTTGTCGGtagtttgattttgtgaatcgcTTGGTCGAAGGAGGTGGGGAGTGTGGTGGTGCAGTGATGGTGGAGAAAGCGGATTCCGATTTCGGATGAGTTGGATCCTCATGGATGGACGGTTGAGATTGAGTGAAGGAGAAGACGAGAAGACATCTGGTTTTGGAGAAAGCGTGAGCAGGGGTTTCAACTTTTGTGGGGAATGGAGGAGTAGGCATGCATTAGGCAAGGTGATGATGATAGGGTTCTATATTTGTATAACAAATCAAAACCATATAAATGGAACAGACTGCAAATGTCTATCTCTGtgcttcctctctccctctccctccctctctctctctctctctctctctctctctctctctctgtgcttcCTGTGCTTTAtcatacactctctctctctctctctctctctctctctctctctctctctctctgtgtgtgtgctTCCTCTACTTtatcatactctctctctctctctctctctctctctcacatccgGTTACTGTAAGGTCTGGTGCTGCAGGGTGGTTCTCTGGCCTGGTTTGTGTTTAATTGATTCGTTGGCACAATGGCACCGTGCCTGGCATACGGAGAAAATGGATTCAAAGAAAACACAGCTAGCTCGCGTGTCAAATGGTTTGTCTTTATATATATCTCTATCTGTTGTTTAGTGGGGGCGAATGGGGAGCAATGCTGTAGTACTAGATGAATCGATTTGTTTATGAATTGTTCGAAGCTCGACTCGAtaaaaatttgttcaaattcAATTGTCGATTAAACGAATCAAAGTTGAGCCTCAATATATATTATGCTCGTTTGATAAGGAAGTCGAATCTGAACGTAAACCTGACGGTATCTAATTTTATTAGGCTCTCGAACCTGAGTATAGGTATTTCATGAGAATTCCGTATATTAACTCATATTACTTGTATATGTATGAACTTATATATGTGCATACTGAAAATTTTGTAAtaaattgtacatatataaacTTTTACATGTACTGTAAAATTATTGATATGcacaattaaaaattatttgcaaTTATGGACCTATATAAGAGCATAAGTAATTAATAATTTTGGCTCATTAAGATTTGTGAGCAGCTCGAAttcaaatcaaaccaagcccCTAGGCTAGGcttgtcaatgggccggatccgacagatctggatccgataagactcaaatcttatagtggtaatccggatccgaaaatccggatccgatccgaaaactttttctacttcaaaaattttagcaaaaaaaaattttttttttcaaaaaaaaattattttccaataaaaaataaaaaataaaaaataaaaaataaaaaataaaaataaaaataaaaataaaaataaaaatacaacttcttaaacatttttttttcaaaataaaaaatttactatgttttaaaaaataaagttcggattcggattgataatggatttaatccgatccgatccgtattgaattaccggattcggattatcggatcgacg carries:
- the LOC131318851 gene encoding uncharacterized protein LOC131318851, which gives rise to MRIQLTRKRNLPPPLSSPPPPYSDSPPLHHLHSPQSHHLQPSDSPNQTPAKDRQPSDPTVVAVSGTDGVDFSSDEMNNGTRCRLSGSNQDSSLSHGEEEVDAEEKLTVVTNPRLGYSYDAETSAGISPCPSPSHEGHWCEEDKLFPLKKRRASFTSKVRARMAADREQKESVREPTRNTEKTLVKHYDDPENEEEQEKNEAKKKQSGEGGGKIQVANSRCSRTSGRGWRCNRPAILGHVRCEYHLNRARYAKHRNRQTRQKNNISLYEEEEDNGKGFDKRGVVKARSISCLLGQTARI
- the LOC131318852 gene encoding uncharacterized protein LOC131318852, with protein sequence MNNSTRCCRRGGSNQDPQVGDGEEEVNAEKKPAVATNRRLGYSYGAETSGGGWSISLSPSSHQGHWCEEDKLYPLKKRRASFTCKLRASTASVEEQKKCIRETPRNTEKSSVDYDYESENEEEQEDDAVEKYEAKKAECGEGGKTVPVADSNSLCRRNNGNGWRCNRPTVLGHSLCEYHLSRARMRNRNDVRTRNPQNGPKNKISKFKKVFTGLYLEEEDDFNDKGFEKRGVMKARSISSLLSQTGPNCSQIYQHSR